The DNA region GGGGCCGGCTGGCAGCAGTGGGGCCAGagcacccccacaccccaaacGTGgccgcagcacccccagcccccccgggcaccccccatGGGTGCTTGCAGGGCACCGAGGCTGGGTGTCACCCCATCCacgggggtggggagggggtccccaaCCCCGGGACAggctggggtcccccccgggCGTGGGGGGGGGCCGGGACTCACCGCCACCTGCgagctggagcaggagaacaTCCGCTTCATGGTGGCCGGGGGgggctccccgggaccccctacccccgccgggccggggcgggtgcGGGTGCCGCGAGCGTCGGAGGCGTGTGGGTGCGGGCGCCTTGGGTGCGCGTCCTCCGCCCCGTCACCTCCCCACGCCCGGGGCTGGCTCGCGCCCAGCCCAGGCTTGTCCCGTCACCTCCCCGGGGACCTCCCGCCCGCCGTCTTCCCCGTGAGAgccaccccgggcaccccagcCGCGGGCGCCCACCACCCTGGCGTCAGGCACcgtgcagagcagcctgctgAGAACGGACACGCTCGGCTCACCCCGAAGGGACAAGGTAGGGACAAGGCTGGGGACACGGGACGGCTCGGGGGGACAGACACCCGCCACCGCTCTCCCATCGGGACGGACGCAGGCGCGGGCTTGAGACCCCACGCGCTCGGTGCATGCCACGGCCGCAGCACCCCGTCCTCCCGCTTCGTGTCCCCGTCCTGGGGTCCCGGACCgggccctgcccaccccctcccagctgggctctgccccccgaccccccccggccccccacctgCACAGTTTGGGTCCAAACTggtctttttaattattttccaattttttttctttttctttttttttttccttcgtttttGTACAGTTAAACCAAGGGGAACCAACCGATTAAACCCACCactcccggcccccccccgggcagccccccaAAAGCGGGGTGGGGGACGAGCTTTGGTAGAGATGGGCTCACCCCCCACTGGGGACATCACTGCAgtccggggtgggggtgggggggccgcatcctgcccagCGCTGGGACAGACCAggaccctccccacccccccgaaacctCCTCCCACCCCGAGacgacaaaataaataaataaatccaagcCGGGGGGGGACACCAGTCCCAAACCGCTGTGTCGTCCCCCGCCCCCCattggaggaggggagggggcaaccggaccccccccagccccgtaagGCTCCCACGGGAATAGcagctccccaaaccccccccggctgccccccatcccgctgtccccaacccccccccagccggATCCTGCCCCCAGCATCTccttggggggaaagggggggtcgtggggtgctgggggggccgggcggggctggagccggtCCCTAACTGTCCGAGGAGCCCCCGTCgccctccctcagctcctggttgcTCTCCACTTCCTCGGGAATATCCTGCATCCTCAGGAAATCTATGGGAAAACAGCGGGTTAAACCCCCTGCCCCGGGAAAAGCGGGTGCCCGGGGCCAGctcctgcccccctcccacccagggacccacctcgggggctggcggggggggagcggcggcTCCCCAAGCCCTCGTCCTCCAGGAGCGCGTCCAGGGCGTCCTCACCCTCCCGCAGCCGGTCGGGATCGCCCCCCCGGTAATCCAGCTCCTCCCGGGGGCAGGGGGCGAAGGCAGGGTGGTGGTAGGAGAGGCTGGCGGGGGGGGCGCCGTGGCTCAGCTGctgagagggaggaggggggcggtCAGGTCTGAGCCCCCCGTGGCCCCCAGTGCATGGGGGCTGAGGCCGGACGCACTCGTGTCATGCATGAGCGCATCCTTCCCCCGAACCCAGGTGGGCTGAGGCCAGATGCACTCGTGTCATGCATGAGCACATCTTTCCCCCGAACCCAGGTGGGCTGAGGCCAGACGCACTCGTGTCATGCATGAGCGCATCCTTCCCgcccctccccctgcctccccaggcTGCAAAGCCGGATGAGCTGAGGCTGGACGCACTCGTGCCATGCATGAGTGCAGCTTTCAccatccccccccacctccccaggcccCAAACCTGGGCAGGCTGAGGCCAGACGCACTCATGCCATGCATGAGCACATCTTTTTGCCCCAGCCatcccctccccgcaccccaaaCCTGGGTGGGCTGAGGCCGGACGCATTCATGTCATGCATGAGCACATCTTCCTCCCCCTGCAGGCCCCAAACCCAGGTGGGCTGAGGCCAGATGGACTCATGCCACGCATGAGCGCATCTTTTCACCCCTGCcgacccctccctgcaccccaaaccctgctGGGCTGAGGCCGGACACACTCACGCCACGCGTGAGCACATCTCCCCGCCCGCCAGGCCCTGAACCCCGGTGGGCTGAGGCCGGACGCACTCATGCCACGCATGAGCACATCTCCCCGCCCGCCAGGCCCCAAACCCTGCGGGGCTGAGGCCGGATACACTCATGCCATGCATGAGCACATCTTtttcctcccaccaccacccccctgcaccccaaaccctgcGGGGCTGAGGCCGGACGCACTCACGCCACGCATGAGCACATCTCCCCCCCCGCCAGGCCCCGAACCCTGGTGGGCTGAGGCCGGACGCACTCACGCCACGCATGAGCACATCTCCCCCCCCGCCAGGCCCCGAACCCCGGTGGGCTGAGGCCGGACGCACTCACGCCACGCGTGAGCACAtctccccgcccgccgggccccgaACCCCGGTGGGCTGAGGCCGGACGCACTCACGCCACGCGTGAGCCGCCCCTGCCCGCTACCTGGGGCGGGGTGAAGCTGAGATAGAGCGCATCGCCGGCGGGCAGGCTCCTCCGCCGCGGATcggccccgcgccggccccgcgggcCGCCCTCCTGCCGCAGGGCCCCCAGCTGCCGCCgggcctcctccagctcccgctccAGCCGGGCGCGGTCCTGCTCGCTGTCCCGCAGCCGCGTCTCCAGGGCCGCCGCGTCCTGCGCCCGCTCCTGGCAGAGCTGCCGGCAGcgccccagctcctcctgcagcagcccgtGCTGCCGCTGCAGCAGCGCCAGCTCCGTGGGGCCGGGCTTctcgccgctccgcgccgccggctcGGCCGGGGCCGGCTGGGAACCGCGGCGGGACGGCTTCTCCGtgccctcctgcagctgcagctccagcagcgtGTCCTGCTGGCTGACCACCGCCtgcgggagcgggcagggggtgggcagggggcgggcagggggcgggcagggggcgggcaggggtgcgggcagggggcgggcaggggtgcgggcagggagcgggcagggagcgggcagggagcgggcaggggtgcggcaggggtgcgggcagggtgcgggcaggggggcgggcaggggggcgggcagggagcgggcagggagcgggcaggggggcgggcaggggagcgggcaggggtgcgggcaggggtgcgggcagggagcggacaagggtgcgggcaggggggcgggcagggagcgggcaggggggcgggcagggggcgggcaggggggcgggcagggatgcgggcagggggcgggcaggggggcgggcagggggcgggcagggggggaTGCCGGCTTGTCgcccccatccccgtcccctcctccccgcagcgCGGTCCCACCAACCTGGAGGCCGTGCAGGAGGGTGTAGAGGTTCACCAGCCGCTGGTTGATctcctgggaaggagaggaggggatgGTGAACCCCTGGTGAAGccgggtggggaaactgaggcagggagggagccgggcctctcccccatcccgtccCCCCTTACCTCCTGGGGTACCCTCTGCAGGAGCTGGTTGCCGTTCCCATCCTGCGGAGAGAGAACAGTGACACTGCGGTGGCCCCGGCACAGGGTGGAGGTgtcccccccggtgtcccccccacTGCGCTCACCCGTTGCCCAGCATCCGAGTCCGCCCTGCAGAACTCCAGGGAGCCGTTGAAGCTGCCGGCGTCGCCgtctgcagggagaggcagggggtGAGCCCCACCACGGTCCCAGGGGACCCCGGGCCAGGCACAGCCCCCTTCCCCGGCTGGCACGCGTCCCCCGTGCCCCGTCTTACTGCTggcgccggggctggggcagctctcGGCCTCGGCGAGGTTATTCTGGTCCCGGTCGCGCCCGGAGCCCGTGAATATCTCCTTCAGGCACTCCACTGCGGGGAAGCGCAGGATGAGCCCCACGCCgcgggggggaccccagcccagccccgtgcctcagtttcctcatccgGAGCATCGCCATTCCCAGAGCATCCCGGAGCATCGCACCCGGGTGGCTGGGGTACACGCACCCGCGGTCCCATCCGTACCTTCCCGGATGGCGTCGTGCATCAGCTTCTCCCCTCGGGAACCCTCGGCTGAGTCGGAGTGGAAGAGGGTGCGGGGGGCCAGGGTGGGCGAGGGCTCCTCGCAGCCGCTGGCCAGGGCCAGCATGTCGGCGAAGAGCcccaccttctcctccagcagcGCCGTGATCTTCCGATCGTGTTGCAGGATACGGTctgcggggcggggagagggtagcggggagggggggacgagCAGGAATGGGGGGACgaggaggggacggggatggggacccccacgGGGGTGGCACCCACCTTTCAGCTTGCGTAAGGACGCTTCGATCTCCGTCTCGATCAGGGGAAAGTCCTGGCggctggggcagctgggaaggacGGGGGGGTCAGAgccgggaccccccaaccccatcACACCGCGTCCGCCCTTCCCACCCTTGGCCGCATCCTGCCAAGGCTCAGAGGACCCAACCCGGAGCTGCACCCACCTTCCGCCTCCCCATCGCCCGCCCCGCAGCcgtggggaccccccaaaaatccccccCCGCCGGGGCGGACACTCACAGGCTGACGGTCTGCTGGATGACCTTCATCCAGTTGTTGCGGTCGTCGCGGGAGGCGGCGTGGACCTCGTACATCTCCGGCGGCGCGGCGCTGATCAGGAACATCCCCTTCTCCTGGTTGGCGATATCCCGCACGATGAGGTTTTGCAGGGAGATGACGGCCGGCTTGTCCTGCGGGACAGGTGGCGGGGTCGGAACGCCGTCCCGGTGCCGGCACAgccgccccggcagcggcggggggccgggagcgggggccgggcggcggcggctcacCAGCATGGGGAAGGTGTATTTCTGGTCCTTCTCTTGCAGGAAGATGAGGACGTCGGTCATCAGCAGCACCAGGACGTCTGGGAGGGGGCGCAGGGATGTGAGAcgctggggtgggtgggaggcCGTGGCGTGTCCCACCCGCAGAGCCCCAGGGCCCCCTTAGTCCTGGGGCTGCCCCTAAATTTGTCCGTGGAGGGTGAGGGCCTCCTGGCACCCCTGGCACCCTGCTCCGCAGGCATCCCCATCCCCTAGTACCTCAATCCCCTGGCACCCTGGTCCCCGGCATCTCCATCCCCAGGAACCTCCAATCCCCTGGTACCCCCATCTCCGGGCACCCTGCTCCCCCAGCATCCCATGCCCTGGTACCCCCATCCCATAGCACCCTGGTCCCTGGGCATCCCCATGCCCTGGTACCCCCATCCCATAGCACCCTGGTCCCTGGCCATCCCCATGCCCTGGTACCCCATTCCTTGGCACCCTGGTCCCCCGCATCCCCGCCCCCTGGCAtctccatccccagcaccccagtcccgcccccagcaccccagtccCCACCTTTGAAGCGCCCGGCCGCCGTCTTCCAGAGCATGCAGCCGCTGTGCACCAGCTTACGCCGCAGGAGCTCGTCCTTGCCGAAAACGCCGGCGCGGCTCTCCCACGGCAGCTGCACTTTGGCACGGCCGTCCACGCGCCTGTAGACGTCCCACAGCCGCGTGTTCATCTCGCACGTGTGCACCTCCTCGTTGATGGAGGAGATCagctccttcaccagcttcagcGCTCGCGACAGGTCCGCGGAGTCACCCTCGTTGTCTGGGATGAAGGGTCGGGGGGGACGCGCTCAGGGCTGGAACCCCCCCAGCACGGGCAGCCCCCCGTGTTGCCCACCCGCCCCCAGCCCCGTTACCTTTGGAGTTCTTCAGGATGCGCTCGATGAGCACCGGGTACTTGGTGATCCTCTGCGTCACCAGCAAGGTGCACTCGGGCACCCCGTGACGCCGGAGCAGCGGGGACCGCGTCATCCTCTGGCCggccggagggagggagggaggagggaaggaagcacAGGGCACCCCGTTAGCagcggccgccccccccggggctcaTAACCACGTTAAGAGGCATTAGGGAGACACACGcagttggggaaactgaggcacagagtcGGCAGAAGGGTCTTCAGCAGGGCACGAAGCCCGGAGCCCGCAGAGAGACCCCGACGCCCATCCCGGGGGTCCCTGCGGAGCCGTGTAGGGACAAGGGGTGCTCACCCGGATGAACTGCTGGAAGCGCTTGTCGCGGGCGAGCAGGTCCTTGTACTCCTTCATGGCTTTGGTGTGCTTGCTGCAGAACTCGGAGTAGGCTTTCTTCAGCTGCTCCGCGCTGGCACCCGAAAACTTGGCGGGGGAGGTTGAGGGGATGTCAGCGAGCCCGGAGCCTCCCGCCAGCACCCGCTGGCTCTGGTGGCCCCGCCAGCACCCGCTGGCCCTGGTGGCCGCGCCGTCCCCACCTGGTTGATGAGGATGTCCCCCAGCCGGTTGATGACGAAGTTCTTGTTGCTGTCGTGGGCCAGGGACTCCCTGCGCCGCTCCAGGAGCTGCGCCAGGAACCGCTCGTGGATCTGGCTCAGCTCGTCCACGCAGGGGAAGATCTTCTGCACCGTGGCCGGGTCCACCTGCAGATCCTCCAGCATGGCCTTGCGGAACATGTTGGCCATGATCTTCAGCGTGCGGACGTGGTGGATCTCCGTCTGGATCAGCTCTGCGGCGGGATGGGTGAGAGGGAGCGGCCACCGCGGCGGGGCCCAGCCTGCTCTGCGCCGCGGGGACAGCACCTCACCCTGTCCCCACCGCCTCCGGCGACCCCCGTCGCTTCATCCGCATCCCTAcgtcccctgccctgtccccatgtcccccatctctgcctccccATCTCtgtgtcccctgccctgtccccatgtcccccatctctgcctccccATCTCtgtgtcccctgccctgtccccatgtcccccatctctgcctccccATCTCTGTGTCTCTGACCCATCCCTGTGTCCCtaccctgtccctgtgtcccctaccctgtccctgtgtcccccatctCTGACCCATCCGTGTGTCCCtaccctgtccctgtgtcccccatctctgacccatccctgtgtccctaccctgtccccgtgtcccccatccctgACTTGTCCCTGCGTCCCCtaccctgtccctgtgtcccctaccctgtccctgtgtcccccatccctgcacctctgacccatccctgtgtcccctaccctgcccctccatccccacctcaCCCCTGTACCCCGTCCCgccgtgtccccctccccgtcccgccagtcccccctccccacgcGGCCGCTCACCGTAGATGACGTCCTGGCGCTTCATGACGTCCATCTTGTGCTGCTGCAGGTAGCTGTTGTCCACGGCCAGGCTCCAGGAATCCGCCTCGAAGTCCTTCCCGTCCGTCTCGAAGTCGCTCATCAGCTGGTTGAGGATGACGTCGGGGCCTgcgcgggagggcggcgggagccgggggggcTGGCCCTgcgccccgtgtccccccagcccgTGCCCCCACCCCGGTGGGTCCCCACCTTCGTCGATGAGCGACTCCACGGAGAGCGTGCGGTTGCGCATGTTGAGGGAGTCGGTGGACTGGGACAGGATCCGCCGGATCCCCAGGGGAGACTCATCGTTGAACGTCCTGGGCGGGGAGGGACACGACGGTGACGCTCTGGGGACGTcccctgccccccggccccccgttTCCCCCCGCTTACCCCGCGATGTTGGTGGTAGAGACGCTcttggagagggagagggagggtcgGCCGCGGCGGGGACCCAGCAGCGTCTGGCGGAAGCTCTCCGAGGGGTAGATGGCCGAGTTGGGGCGCTCCCGGATggcagctggggggggacactgggggtcaGCACTGCCACCCCCCTGGCTGTGCACAGTGTCCCCACCGCCCACGGGGGACACCCCGAtacagcatccccccagcacccccacccggGGACGTGTCCCCCAGCCCAGAGAGGGACCCGGCCCTGCCCCGACACCTCGGTGACAGGCAGCGCGGGGGGGAAGGGctgtcctcccccacccccccggcacaTCGCACCCCACTCACTTTTATTGCGCAGCGAGACCGACTGCAGCGCCGAGCTGTTCTTCAGCAGCGCGGCTTTCtgttgctgggggagggagcggaggcaTCACGGCGGGTGTCACcgtccccgtgtgtcccccccccgcccccccaaaaaaacctggaGCGGCTGAGACCGGCCGGCTCGTGTCACTTGTGGCAGCCGGGCGGGCGCTCACCTTCTGCTTCACCTTGGTGCAGTTGGGCAGCGTGTCCTTGCAGCGGTTGTGGATGGTGACATTGCAGGCTGGGGGGAGGCGGACAGGGAGAGGTGACGGCACGGCCCCCCCTGGAGACACGGGGGGGACCCTCCCGccacccccatccctggggagccGCCATCACCGGAGCGACGGGAGCAGATGCGGGGGGAATCCGGGCGGACGCGGGTGACACCAGGCGCTGCCGGAGCCGCAGCTGCCGGGGAGCAGCTGAGCCGCCGCGGTGCCGCCGAGACCCCCTCAGCCCCGCAGGAGACGATGCCCCGCGCCAGCCCGGTGCCACGGGCACACCGGCTCCATCCGGCACCGCGCCGGGGGAGCTCGAAGGAGCCAGCGGTGCCGGCTGCCTTGCCAGGACACGCCACGGCGGCACGCCGGCGCTTGCCAGGATGCCTCGGAGAAATCACCTCCATGAGCATCCCTCCTGCTCCGCGGCACGAATCCGCGCAGCCAAGCCGGGAGCAACCAGCCGCTTGCCATGGGGATTGCCGTGCCCACCCGGCAAAGCCGCCCCGGCCGTTTCGGCTACTCACTGGGGCAGATAAGAGCTTCCTTGGCCGTGATGCTCTTGTTGCAGGCGAAGCACATGGTCATGCCGGAGACGGTGATGGTGGTGAAGAGGTGGCCGTTGGTGTAGCGGGCGTCCTTCTCCTTGCCctccttcatcttctccttctccttgctcTGCCCGGAGAGATGCGACGGGCGCCTGACGGGGCTGCGGCACGGCGGGCGCCCGCCGGCACCACCCGGCACGACCCCCGCTTGCTTCGGGATGCGGTTCATGGTTGCGGGGAGCCGGGGGTGACATGGGACACCCCGGTCCCCCGCAATGCTCGGGGGGTCCtgccaccccggggtgggggggacagggagccgAGCGGCTGGGGAGAAGCCACCCCGATCGCTCTGCTCGCCCG from Calonectris borealis chromosome 29, bCalBor7.hap1.2, whole genome shotgun sequence includes:
- the ARHGEF2 gene encoding rho guanine nucleotide exchange factor 2 isoform X1 — translated: MRHPQDQKEVSEAKCHQHPRARERANINPPRTAAAGPERSMDGPDIFLGPCEGALCGVPGQKRRCMSALEPVTAPSPSAKAGWEEEEDEDRFRGVPLRRACALRTSIRSRDPFRRHSWEPGKELRGVPGYDQLSVSLKGLSPDDIDSSAEQLEGLGRHRRDPRRAPLLHSNDDLESLLSQDEEDEADVQRAQEDARRLPAYRARQSAGGCALSKSASLGVIDSFPDADEISPFASQQSLVNGFGAGSCGQLAGEAGSQRWEETPLGRTLSFIKRMTGKTKSKEKEKMKEGKEKDARYTNGHLFTTITVSGMTMCFACNKSITAKEALICPTCNVTIHNRCKDTLPNCTKVKQKQQKAALLKNSSALQSVSLRNKTAIRERPNSAIYPSESFRQTLLGPRRGRPSLSLSKSVSTTNIAGTFNDESPLGIRRILSQSTDSLNMRNRTLSVESLIDEGPDVILNQLMSDFETDGKDFEADSWSLAVDNSYLQQHKMDVMKRQDVIYELIQTEIHHVRTLKIMANMFRKAMLEDLQVDPATVQKIFPCVDELSQIHERFLAQLLERRRESLAHDSNKNFVINRLGDILINQFSGASAEQLKKAYSEFCSKHTKAMKEYKDLLARDKRFQQFIRRMTRSPLLRRHGVPECTLLVTQRITKYPVLIERILKNSKDNEGDSADLSRALKLVKELISSINEEVHTCEMNTRLWDVYRRVDGRAKVQLPWESRAGVFGKDELLRRKLVHSGCMLWKTAAGRFKDVLVLLMTDVLIFLQEKDQKYTFPMLDKPAVISLQNLIVRDIANQEKGMFLISAAPPEMYEVHAASRDDRNNWMKVIQQTVSLCPSRQDFPLIETEIEASLRKLKDRILQHDRKITALLEEKVGLFADMLALASGCEEPSPTLAPRTLFHSDSAEGSRGEKLMHDAIREVECLKEIFTGSGRDRDQNNLAEAESCPSPGASNGDAGSFNGSLEFCRADSDAGQRDGNGNQLLQRVPQEEINQRLVNLYTLLHGLQAVVSQQDTLLELQLQEGTEKPSRRGSQPAPAEPAARSGEKPGPTELALLQRQHGLLQEELGRCRQLCQERAQDAAALETRLRDSEQDRARLERELEEARRQLGALRQEGGPRGRRGADPRRRSLPAGDALYLSFTPPQQLSHGAPPASLSYHHPAFAPCPREELDYRGGDPDRLREGEDALDALLEDEGLGSRRSPPASPRDFLRMQDIPEEVESNQELREGDGGSSDS
- the ARHGEF2 gene encoding rho guanine nucleotide exchange factor 2 isoform X5; translation: MKEGKEKDARYTNGHLFTTITVSGMTMCFACNKSITAKEALICPTCNVTIHNRCKDTLPNCTKVKQKQQKAALLKNSSALQSVSLRNKTAIRERPNSAIYPSESFRQTLLGPRRGRPSLSLSKSVSTTNIAGTFNDESPLGIRRILSQSTDSLNMRNRTLSVESLIDEGPDVILNQLMSDFETDGKDFEADSWSLAVDNSYLQQHKMDVMKRQDVIYELIQTEIHHVRTLKIMANMFRKAMLEDLQVDPATVQKIFPCVDELSQIHERFLAQLLERRRESLAHDSNKNFVINRLGDILINQFSGASAEQLKKAYSEFCSKHTKAMKEYKDLLARDKRFQQFIRRMTRSPLLRRHGVPECTLLVTQRITKYPVLIERILKNSKDNEGDSADLSRALKLVKELISSINEEVHTCEMNTRLWDVYRRVDGRAKVQLPWESRAGVFGKDELLRRKLVHSGCMLWKTAAGRFKDVLVLLMTDVLIFLQEKDQKYTFPMLDKPAVISLQNLIVRDIANQEKGMFLISAAPPEMYEVHAASRDDRNNWMKVIQQTVSLCPSRQDFPLIETEIEASLRKLKDRILQHDRKITALLEEKVGLFADMLALASGCEEPSPTLAPRTLFHSDSAEGSRGEKLMHDAIREVECLKEIFTGSGRDRDQNNLAEAESCPSPGASNGDAGSFNGSLEFCRADSDAGQRDGNGNQLLQRVPQEEINQRLVNLYTLLHGLQAVVSQQDTLLELQLQEGTEKPSRRGSQPAPAEPAARSGEKPGPTELALLQRQHGLLQEELGRCRQLCQERAQDAAALETRLRDSEQDRARLERELEEARRQLGALRQEGGPRGRRGADPRRRSLPAGDALYLSFTPPQQLSHGAPPASLSYHHPAFAPCPREELDYRGGDPDRLREGEDALDALLEDEGLGSRRSPPASPRDFLRMQDIPEEVESNQELREGDGGSSDS
- the ARHGEF2 gene encoding rho guanine nucleotide exchange factor 2 isoform X3, whose translation is MSRIESLARARSDRAKSKEKEKMKEGKEKDARYTNGHLFTTITVSGMTMCFACNKSITAKEALICPTCNVTIHNRCKDTLPNCTKVKQKQQKAALLKNSSALQSVSLRNKTAIRERPNSAIYPSESFRQTLLGPRRGRPSLSLSKSVSTTNIAGTFNDESPLGIRRILSQSTDSLNMRNRTLSVESLIDEGPDVILNQLMSDFETDGKDFEADSWSLAVDNSYLQQHKMDVMKRQDVIYELIQTEIHHVRTLKIMANMFRKAMLEDLQVDPATVQKIFPCVDELSQIHERFLAQLLERRRESLAHDSNKNFVINRLGDILINQFSGASAEQLKKAYSEFCSKHTKAMKEYKDLLARDKRFQQFIRRMTRSPLLRRHGVPECTLLVTQRITKYPVLIERILKNSKDNEGDSADLSRALKLVKELISSINEEVHTCEMNTRLWDVYRRVDGRAKVQLPWESRAGVFGKDELLRRKLVHSGCMLWKTAAGRFKDVLVLLMTDVLIFLQEKDQKYTFPMLDKPAVISLQNLIVRDIANQEKGMFLISAAPPEMYEVHAASRDDRNNWMKVIQQTVSLCPSRQDFPLIETEIEASLRKLKDRILQHDRKITALLEEKVGLFADMLALASGCEEPSPTLAPRTLFHSDSAEGSRGEKLMHDAIREVECLKEIFTGSGRDRDQNNLAEAESCPSPGASNGDAGSFNGSLEFCRADSDAGQRDGNGNQLLQRVPQEEINQRLVNLYTLLHGLQAVVSQQDTLLELQLQEGTEKPSRRGSQPAPAEPAARSGEKPGPTELALLQRQHGLLQEELGRCRQLCQERAQDAAALETRLRDSEQDRARLERELEEARRQLGALRQEGGPRGRRGADPRRRSLPAGDALYLSFTPPQLSHGAPPASLSYHHPAFAPCPREELDYRGGDPDRLREGEDALDALLEDEGLGSRRSPPASPRDFLRMQDIPEEVESNQELREGDGGSSDS
- the ARHGEF2 gene encoding rho guanine nucleotide exchange factor 2 isoform X2 — protein: MSRIESLARARSDRAKSKEKEKMKEGKEKDARYTNGHLFTTITVSGMTMCFACNKSITAKEALICPTCNVTIHNRCKDTLPNCTKVKQKQQKAALLKNSSALQSVSLRNKTAIRERPNSAIYPSESFRQTLLGPRRGRPSLSLSKSVSTTNIAGTFNDESPLGIRRILSQSTDSLNMRNRTLSVESLIDEGPDVILNQLMSDFETDGKDFEADSWSLAVDNSYLQQHKMDVMKRQDVIYELIQTEIHHVRTLKIMANMFRKAMLEDLQVDPATVQKIFPCVDELSQIHERFLAQLLERRRESLAHDSNKNFVINRLGDILINQFSGASAEQLKKAYSEFCSKHTKAMKEYKDLLARDKRFQQFIRRMTRSPLLRRHGVPECTLLVTQRITKYPVLIERILKNSKDNEGDSADLSRALKLVKELISSINEEVHTCEMNTRLWDVYRRVDGRAKVQLPWESRAGVFGKDELLRRKLVHSGCMLWKTAAGRFKDVLVLLMTDVLIFLQEKDQKYTFPMLDKPAVISLQNLIVRDIANQEKGMFLISAAPPEMYEVHAASRDDRNNWMKVIQQTVSLCPSRQDFPLIETEIEASLRKLKDRILQHDRKITALLEEKVGLFADMLALASGCEEPSPTLAPRTLFHSDSAEGSRGEKLMHDAIREVECLKEIFTGSGRDRDQNNLAEAESCPSPGASNGDAGSFNGSLEFCRADSDAGQRDGNGNQLLQRVPQEEINQRLVNLYTLLHGLQAVVSQQDTLLELQLQEGTEKPSRRGSQPAPAEPAARSGEKPGPTELALLQRQHGLLQEELGRCRQLCQERAQDAAALETRLRDSEQDRARLERELEEARRQLGALRQEGGPRGRRGADPRRRSLPAGDALYLSFTPPQQLSHGAPPASLSYHHPAFAPCPREELDYRGGDPDRLREGEDALDALLEDEGLGSRRSPPASPRDFLRMQDIPEEVESNQELREGDGGSSDS
- the ARHGEF2 gene encoding rho guanine nucleotide exchange factor 2 isoform X4; translation: MYGRPAPRSKEKEKMKEGKEKDARYTNGHLFTTITVSGMTMCFACNKSITAKEALICPTCNVTIHNRCKDTLPNCTKVKQKQQKAALLKNSSALQSVSLRNKTAIRERPNSAIYPSESFRQTLLGPRRGRPSLSLSKSVSTTNIAGTFNDESPLGIRRILSQSTDSLNMRNRTLSVESLIDEGPDVILNQLMSDFETDGKDFEADSWSLAVDNSYLQQHKMDVMKRQDVIYELIQTEIHHVRTLKIMANMFRKAMLEDLQVDPATVQKIFPCVDELSQIHERFLAQLLERRRESLAHDSNKNFVINRLGDILINQFSGASAEQLKKAYSEFCSKHTKAMKEYKDLLARDKRFQQFIRRMTRSPLLRRHGVPECTLLVTQRITKYPVLIERILKNSKDNEGDSADLSRALKLVKELISSINEEVHTCEMNTRLWDVYRRVDGRAKVQLPWESRAGVFGKDELLRRKLVHSGCMLWKTAAGRFKDVLVLLMTDVLIFLQEKDQKYTFPMLDKPAVISLQNLIVRDIANQEKGMFLISAAPPEMYEVHAASRDDRNNWMKVIQQTVSLCPSRQDFPLIETEIEASLRKLKDRILQHDRKITALLEEKVGLFADMLALASGCEEPSPTLAPRTLFHSDSAEGSRGEKLMHDAIREVECLKEIFTGSGRDRDQNNLAEAESCPSPGASNGDAGSFNGSLEFCRADSDAGQRDGNGNQLLQRVPQEEINQRLVNLYTLLHGLQAVVSQQDTLLELQLQEGTEKPSRRGSQPAPAEPAARSGEKPGPTELALLQRQHGLLQEELGRCRQLCQERAQDAAALETRLRDSEQDRARLERELEEARRQLGALRQEGGPRGRRGADPRRRSLPAGDALYLSFTPPQQLSHGAPPASLSYHHPAFAPCPREELDYRGGDPDRLREGEDALDALLEDEGLGSRRSPPASPRDFLRMQDIPEEVESNQELREGDGGSSDS